The following proteins are co-located in the Candidatus Avedoeria danica genome:
- a CDS encoding glycosyltransferase, whose amino-acid sequence MSRERVCILSLSDLARDGRVLRQIAAAAEAGYAVTVVGWGMPGTVPLPEGVEFHPVMPHRLARRERVVQAIRLLAGRGAPSWFARWYWRKPDHVAARDAIIATKPDLIHANEAIGLPAALTAAEAIGTVPVLFDAHEFSPDRLPHRTLTRFLAQPFYAWLIRTLAPRAAAMTTVADGIADRYRAEFGLDPVVIRNCPAYESLALRPTDPARIDLVHHGVALRARRLEDMVDVVAACDDRFHLTFMLVESDAGYIVDLARHSQRHAPGRVTFRDPVAPAAIARTLNAAADIGLFLLPPVDFSYRMALPNKLFEFIMAGLAVAIGPSPEMARVVIDHGCGIVAADFAPATIAARLNALSADAIDAFKRRSLDAARVLNAEAEMGRLMGLYAELLAAGPRR is encoded by the coding sequence ATGAGCCGTGAGCGGGTCTGCATCCTCAGCCTGTCCGACCTGGCCCGCGACGGCCGCGTCCTGCGCCAGATCGCGGCGGCCGCGGAAGCAGGATACGCCGTGACGGTCGTCGGCTGGGGCATGCCGGGCACGGTGCCGCTGCCGGAGGGCGTCGAATTCCATCCGGTGATGCCGCATCGACTCGCTCGACGCGAGCGCGTGGTTCAGGCGATCCGGTTGCTTGCCGGGCGCGGAGCCCCGTCGTGGTTCGCGCGCTGGTACTGGCGCAAGCCCGACCACGTGGCGGCGCGCGACGCGATCATCGCGACCAAACCCGACCTCATCCACGCGAACGAGGCGATCGGCTTGCCGGCGGCGCTGACGGCGGCTGAGGCGATCGGAACCGTGCCCGTTCTCTTCGACGCCCACGAGTTCAGCCCCGACCGCCTGCCGCACCGCACGCTCACGCGCTTCCTGGCGCAGCCGTTCTACGCCTGGCTCATCCGCACCCTCGCCCCGCGCGCCGCCGCGATGACGACCGTCGCCGATGGTATTGCGGACCGCTATCGCGCCGAGTTCGGCCTGGATCCGGTCGTCATCCGCAACTGCCCGGCGTACGAATCGCTCGCCCTGCGGCCCACCGACCCCGCCCGGATCGACCTCGTCCACCACGGTGTGGCCCTGCGCGCGCGGCGGCTGGAGGACATGGTCGATGTCGTCGCGGCGTGCGACGACCGGTTCCACCTCACGTTCATGCTCGTCGAGAGCGACGCCGGCTACATCGTCGACCTCGCGCGCCATTCCCAACGCCACGCGCCGGGCCGCGTGACGTTCCGCGACCCCGTCGCGCCCGCCGCGATCGCCCGCACCCTCAACGCCGCCGCCGACATCGGCCTCTTCCTCCTGCCACCGGTCGACTTCAGCTACCGGATGGCCCTGCCGAACAAGCTCTTCGAGTTCATCATGGCCGGCCTGGCCGTCGCGATCGGCCCGTCGCCGGAGATGGCCCGCGTCGTCATCGACCACGGCTGCGGCATCGTCGCCGCCGACTTCGCGCCGGCCACGATCGCCGCACGGTTGAACGCGCTGTCGGCCGACGCGATCGACGCCTTCAAGCGACGCTCGCTCGACGCCGCGCGCGTGTTGAACGCCGAAGCTGAGATGGGTCGGTTGATGGGGCTGTATGCCGAGCTGCTTGCGGCAGGGCCGCGACGATGA
- a CDS encoding glycosyltransferase, with protein sequence MSRSRVACVLFAPVGQVLRVKRQAAALARDHDVTLLGYGDAVGGAGELDAGVTWSPLARPTPGKPADRAMKAMLLALGRIAPDWAYPRWYWRYALYRTTLERLVSLRPDVIVANNWQALPVALRAADRVGARVVIDQHEYAPRQNEQRRAWRTFIAPAVRWILHHDLPRTAAAFTVANTLARAYETEFGVPHGVVRNIPQAPFPPPPARPTDADHVRLVSHGVGARGRSLEVMVRGVAMADRRFSLDLMLVPSEPDYVTWLAREAERLAPGRVRIVPPVAPTAIVPALAAYDVGLFVLPPVNFNYRFALPNKFFEFIAAGLAVAIGPSPEMAEHVRDHGIGFVGDGFAPADVARLLDGLTPDAIDRCKAAARVAAGVLTAEHEADTLRAIVSAALADRPT encoded by the coding sequence ATGAGCCGGTCGCGGGTCGCATGCGTCCTCTTCGCGCCGGTGGGCCAGGTGCTGCGCGTCAAGCGCCAGGCGGCAGCGCTGGCGCGCGACCACGACGTGACGCTGCTTGGCTACGGCGATGCGGTGGGTGGCGCGGGCGAGCTGGATGCCGGCGTCACGTGGTCGCCGCTGGCCCGCCCGACGCCGGGGAAGCCTGCGGATCGGGCGATGAAGGCGATGTTGCTGGCCCTGGGCCGCATCGCGCCGGACTGGGCGTACCCGCGCTGGTACTGGCGATATGCGCTCTATCGGACGACCCTCGAGCGGCTGGTGTCCCTGCGGCCGGACGTTATCGTCGCGAACAACTGGCAAGCGCTGCCCGTCGCGCTCCGCGCCGCCGATCGCGTCGGGGCGCGGGTCGTCATCGACCAGCACGAGTACGCGCCGCGCCAGAACGAGCAGCGCCGTGCCTGGCGCACGTTCATCGCCCCCGCCGTGCGTTGGATCCTGCACCACGACCTGCCCCGCACTGCGGCCGCCTTCACCGTGGCCAACACGCTGGCCCGCGCGTATGAGACCGAGTTCGGCGTTCCGCACGGCGTGGTCCGGAACATCCCGCAAGCGCCCTTCCCGCCGCCGCCGGCCCGACCGACGGACGCCGATCACGTTCGCCTCGTCAGCCACGGCGTCGGCGCCCGCGGCCGCAGCCTCGAGGTCATGGTGCGCGGTGTGGCGATGGCCGACCGGCGTTTCAGCCTCGACCTGATGCTGGTACCGAGCGAGCCGGACTACGTGACCTGGCTGGCGCGCGAAGCCGAGCGCCTTGCCCCCGGCCGCGTGCGTATCGTCCCGCCGGTCGCGCCGACGGCGATCGTGCCGGCGCTGGCGGCGTATGACGTCGGCCTCTTCGTCCTGCCGCCGGTGAACTTCAACTACCGCTTCGCCCTGCCGAACAAGTTCTTCGAGTTCATCGCCGCCGGGCTGGCCGTGGCGATCGGCCCCTCACCCGAGATGGCGGAGCACGTGCGCGACCACGGGATCGGGTTCGTCGGCGACGGGTTCGCACCGGCCGACGTCGCGCGGCTGCTGGATGGCCTCACGCCGGACGCGATCGACCGATGCAAGGCAGCGGCGCGCGTGGCAGCCGGCGTGCTCACCGCCGAACACGAAGCGGATACGTTGCGGGCGATCGTCTCGGCTGCCCTGGCTGACCGACCCACATGA
- the wecB gene encoding UDP-N-acetylglucosamine 2-epimerase (non-hydrolyzing) codes for MITVVTVVGARPQFVKAAPVSRALRARATEVLVHTGQHYDAAMSDVFFAELDLPQPDVNLGIGSGPHGRQTGAMLAAIEAVLVASRPAWLLVYGDTNSTLAGALAAVKLGIPVAHVEAGLRSFNWAMPEEHNRRLTDHCASLLFCPTQTAVANLRREGIDNGVHLVGDVMFDAVRHFGERAAAPDRRRALGIDTGPYALLTVHRPANADDPRRLRAILDGAARLDMPVVFPVHPRTREALAALDHPAVHLDTPADDPAAPQSGDAQRPIRCRPPVGYLDMLALESNARVILTDSGGVQKEAYFCGVPCVTLRAETEWVETLDDGWNVLADADPVRIAAAARRPLPSARPAPVFGDGHAAVRIVDALLGAPHAER; via the coding sequence ATGATCACCGTCGTCACCGTGGTGGGCGCCCGCCCGCAGTTCGTCAAAGCCGCGCCGGTGAGCCGGGCGCTGCGGGCGCGCGCCACCGAGGTGCTCGTGCACACCGGTCAACATTACGACGCTGCGATGTCCGACGTGTTCTTCGCCGAACTCGACCTGCCGCAACCGGACGTCAACCTCGGCATCGGCTCGGGACCGCACGGACGGCAGACAGGTGCGATGCTCGCGGCAATCGAGGCGGTGCTCGTCGCGTCGCGGCCGGCCTGGCTCCTGGTGTACGGCGACACGAACTCGACGCTGGCGGGCGCGCTGGCGGCGGTCAAGCTCGGCATCCCGGTGGCGCACGTCGAAGCGGGCCTGCGCTCGTTCAACTGGGCGATGCCCGAGGAGCACAACCGTCGGCTGACGGACCATTGCGCTTCGCTGCTCTTCTGCCCGACCCAGACCGCTGTCGCGAACCTGCGCCGCGAGGGCATCGACAACGGCGTGCACCTCGTCGGCGACGTGATGTTCGACGCCGTCCGCCACTTCGGCGAGCGGGCCGCTGCGCCGGACCGGCGGCGGGCGTTGGGCATCGATACCGGCCCGTATGCCCTTCTGACGGTCCACCGACCGGCGAACGCCGACGATCCGCGGCGCCTGCGCGCCATCCTGGACGGCGCGGCCCGGCTGGACATGCCCGTGGTGTTCCCCGTTCACCCGCGCACGCGCGAAGCACTCGCGGCCCTCGATCACCCGGCGGTTCACCTCGACACACCCGCCGATGATCCCGCCGCGCCTCAGAGCGGCGACGCGCAACGGCCGATTCGCTGCCGGCCCCCGGTCGGCTACCTCGACATGCTGGCTCTGGAGTCCAACGCCCGCGTGATCCTCACCGACAGTGGCGGCGTGCAGAAAGAGGCCTACTTCTGCGGCGTGCCGTGCGTGACGCTGCGGGCGGAGACGGAGTGGGTCGAGACCCTCGACGACGGCTGGAACGTCCTGGCCGACGCCGATCCCGTCCGCATTGCCGCGGCGGCACGACGTCCGCTGCCGTCGGCGCGCCCGGCGCCGGTCTTTGGGGACGGCCACGCAGCCGTGCGCATCGTCGACGCCCTGCTGGGAGCGCCGCACGCCGAGCGATGA
- a CDS encoding glycosyltransferase, translating into MSRTHVVCLSFSPIRRDGRVLRQAAALAVDHDVTVVGYGDAGDAGMDLGGGARFAPLPIPANGPAPHRGGTLRLLVLGRVWPSRAYPTWYWRHPHFEAAVPAVTGLRPDLIVANDWTALPVAFRAAEATGARVVADLHEFAPRQNEQHRFWRWFVGPAIRWLLERDLPRTAAVITVGEALAKAYAAEFGVRPSVVHNAPEAVPLPPPRGTAADRVRVVCHGVAAPERAIERLIEVVALAEPRFVLDLMLVPTDRAYMTHLEAVAARLAPDRIRFVPAVAPAQIVAALALYDVGLYVLPPSNFNTMYALPNKLFEFIAAGLAVCIGPSPAMAEIVERTRCGVVADAFTPERVVDSLNAMSAADIDRYKANARLAARSLNAAHEAATMRSVVATALATPVDAGGDRVGAAPGLGRR; encoded by the coding sequence ATGAGCCGAACCCACGTCGTCTGCCTCTCGTTCTCGCCGATCCGCCGCGACGGCCGCGTCTTGCGGCAGGCGGCCGCGCTGGCCGTCGACCATGACGTGACGGTCGTCGGATATGGCGACGCCGGCGATGCGGGCATGGACTTGGGCGGCGGGGCGCGGTTCGCGCCGTTGCCAATCCCGGCGAACGGTCCGGCCCCGCACCGCGGCGGCACGCTCCGGCTGCTGGTGCTCGGACGGGTCTGGCCGAGCCGGGCCTACCCCACGTGGTACTGGCGCCACCCCCACTTCGAGGCCGCGGTGCCGGCGGTGACCGGGCTGCGACCGGACCTCATCGTCGCCAACGACTGGACTGCCCTGCCCGTCGCCTTCCGGGCAGCCGAGGCGACCGGGGCGCGCGTCGTCGCCGACCTGCACGAGTTCGCGCCGCGCCAGAACGAGCAGCACCGGTTCTGGCGCTGGTTCGTCGGTCCGGCCATCCGTTGGCTCCTCGAGCGCGACCTGCCGCGCACGGCGGCCGTGATCACGGTCGGCGAGGCGCTCGCCAAGGCGTACGCCGCCGAGTTCGGCGTTCGTCCGTCCGTCGTGCACAACGCGCCCGAGGCGGTGCCGTTGCCCCCACCCCGCGGGACGGCCGCGGACCGGGTGCGCGTCGTGTGCCACGGCGTTGCGGCGCCCGAGCGGGCGATCGAACGGTTGATCGAGGTCGTGGCCCTGGCGGAGCCCCGCTTCGTTCTCGACCTCATGCTCGTGCCGACGGATCGTGCCTACATGACTCACCTCGAGGCGGTGGCCGCCCGGCTGGCACCCGATCGCATCCGCTTCGTGCCTGCGGTGGCCCCGGCCCAGATCGTCGCGGCGCTGGCGCTGTACGACGTCGGCCTCTACGTTCTGCCGCCCTCCAACTTCAACACGATGTATGCGCTGCCGAACAAGCTGTTCGAGTTCATCGCCGCCGGCCTCGCCGTCTGCATCGGCCCGTCGCCGGCCATGGCCGAGATCGTCGAGCGGACGCGGTGCGGCGTCGTCGCGGACGCGTTCACACCCGAACGCGTTGTCGATTCCCTCAACGCGATGTCCGCGGCGGACATCGATCGATACAAGGCGAACGCGCGGCTGGCCGCTCGGTCGCTGAACGCCGCCCACGAGGCCGCGACGATGCGCTCCGTCGTCGCCACCGCGCTGGCAACGCCCGTCGACGCGGGCGGAGATCGCGTCGGCGCAGCGCCCGGGCTGGGGCGGCGATGA